The Telopea speciosissima isolate NSW1024214 ecotype Mountain lineage chromosome 11, Tspe_v1, whole genome shotgun sequence genome includes the window CACGGCATTCCTTACATATGTTGTTTCTCTGATTTCCTTTAATAGGTCCAAATTTGTTCTCAATTTTTCACCATTAGTTTCTTGGTCATAGAGTTGTACCCTTAGTGAAGTTTCTCCTATTTTCACAAGAATCACTGATTCAGTTCCATATAcaacataaatggtgtttcacctGTTGCAAGTCTGGTAGTTATTCGATATACCCATAAAATGCTCGGTAGCTCCTCAACCCATAATCCTTTAGCTGTCTCCAACTTCTTTCTTATCCCATCCAGTAGGAATTCATGACTTTCGCTAAGCCATTAGATTGGGGATGTGCTACACTAAACTCCTTAAACTTTTGCTCAAATTGCTTCTCGTTATCTGTGATAAGGGTTCTCAGGATTCCATATCTGTAAATGACGAAATGGAGGAAGAACCTCCACACCTTCGTAGCTAAGATTAATGCCAATGCCTCTGCCtttacccatttggtgaagtaatctatTGCCACTACCATGAATTGTCTACCTCCTGATGCCTTTGGGAATGGACCTAAAATGTCCATCCCCCATTATACCAAAGGCAGTGGACTAGTGATGGAGGTGAGCTCAGTTGTTAACTGGTGGGTGATCAGTGTGAAGGTTTGGCATTTGATGCATTTGCGTCTAAAACTCATATCCTCTTTTCGTAAGTATGGCCAAAAGTACCCTTGCCTAATGACCTTGTGAGCTAATGCTATGCCCCCCACGTGTTGTCTGCAAATGCCTGTATGAATTTTCCTAAGCACATACTCTGCTTCTAATGGCCTGAGACATTTTAAATAGGGCATGATGTAGGCTTTTTTGTAAAGTACCCCCTTAATCATAGTAAACCATGttgctctcatccttatctttttagCTTCTTCTTTGTTGGATGGGAGTATCCCTCCTTGGAGATATGTGATGAGAGGATCCATCCAGCAAGGTTCAACATCAATAGGGAGTACATTTTCGGTCTCTTCTATACTTGGTGCACCAAGAATGTCTATATATATCGTTCGGCCTAACTCTTGAAATTTTGAGGTGGCTTGCCTGGACAACGCATCTGCGGAGGCATTCTATGCTCGGGGCACTTGTGAGATTTGAAAGTATGCAAATCCAATAATTAAGTCACATACCTTCTTTAGATATTGCACCATGCGCTGTTCTTTTGCTTCATATTCACCTTTCACTTGATTAACTACCAACTGAGAATCGCTGTGCAAGGTGATATTCTTTATCATCAGactctttgccaaattcaaaCCGACAATTAGGGCCTCATACTCAGCTCAATTATTCGTAGTTTGGAACTCGAATCTCAGTGCATACTGCACCAAAAACCCTCATGGACTTGTCAGTATCAACCCAATGCCACATCTGCTACTGCTAGATGAGTCGTCTACATACAAAGTTTAGGATTTTGCTAGTTCCTGGTCATCGCTATTTACCACTACTTCATCGTCTGGCAAGGTGCATTCGACAACAAAGTCCGCCAGTACCTGGGCCTTGATAACCATACGGGGCTTGTACTAGACATCAAATTCCCCAAGTTCTACTGACCATGCCACCAGATGTCCTGAATGATCGTGTCTGGCCAAAATTTTCTTCAACGGTTGGTTTGTCACTACCTTTATGGAATAGGCTTGAAAGTAAGGCCTCAGCTTTCGTGCGGCTATTATCAGAGCATAAGCATGCTTCTCAATATTACTATAGCTAGTTTCGCATCTAAGATCACCTTGCTGACATAGTAGATCGACTTTTGCACCCGACCATCACCTTTGACTAACACTGCACTTATTGCCACCGCAGTAATGGCTGAATAGAACTGAAGCACATCCCCTGGGTCTGGCTTGGTTAAGAGTGGTGGGTTGgtcaaatatttcttcaagtctgTAAATGCCTTCTGACATTCTTTTATCCATTCAAAAGTGAGTTTGACCCCCTTTGCCTATCTCTCCTGTGCTCTGTTCTTCAATGCCTTAAAGAAAGGGAGACACCGATCTCTGGAAGCCGAGATAAACCTCCCAAGCACCGCCACTCTTCTTGTTAGCTCCTATAAGCCCTTGACTTTGCCCGATGGCCACATTTCTAGTATAGCTTTGATTTTGGCCGGATTTGCCTCTATTCCTCTCCTTGACACAATGAAACCAAGGAATTTGCCTGAGGTCACCCCAAACGCACACTTGGCTGGATTCAACATCATTTTGCTTTTCCTCAAGACTTAGAATGCTTCTTGCAGATCAGCCACGTGGTTTGATGCCTTCAAGCTTTTTACTAACATATCATCCACGTAAACTTCCATGTTGCACCCTATTTGATCTTTAAAGATATGATTCACTAACTGTTGGTAGGTGGCTCTTGCATTTTTTAACCTAAAGGGCATACGGGTGTAGCAGTAGGTATCCCTACCGGCGATGAAGGAAGTCTTCAATATATCTGGTTCATACATGCTAATCTGATTATACCCGaaataggcatccatgaaacttaacATTTCATTGGTCGGCAGTTGCATCTATTAGTAAATCAATATGAGGCAAAGGgtagggcatgctttattcaaatcggtgaaatcaatacacattcgcCATTTGCCATTAGGCTTGGGCACCATTACAACGTTGGAAAGCCACTTCGGGTAGATGGCTTCTTGTATGAACCCTGCTTTTAGTAGCTTGATCACCTCTTCAATCACCTTCTCTTGTCACTCTGGAGCAAAGGTCCTTTTCTTCTGGAAAACTAGCTTGGATGTCGGATACACGCCTAGCCTATACTCGGCCAACTCCCTATCCACCCCAGGCATATTTGCTGCCGACCATGCAAACACATCAGCATTGTTCCTTAAGAATTTCACCAAGCAGTTCTTCTGCTCTCCACTTAGGCCTGCTCCAATCTGTACTGTACAGCTCCCATCTCCTTTGATGATTTCTATAGGGATCAAATCCCCCATTGGTTCCGACCTTTCATGCATGGGGGACTGTCTTGACCATCCTCAAGGTTGATTTGGAGTGTCTGAGGTTCCTTCCCCTTTGCTCTCAAGGAACCCTCGTAGCATTTTCGAGAGGTTATCTGGCTTCCTCGCCATTCTCCAATTCCTTGACCGGTGGGAAACTTCATCACTAGGTGGGGAGTGGAGACAACGGCCTGCAGGGTGTTGAGTCCTAGGCGTCCAAGTATCCCATTGTGAGTGGAGTTCACTTTCACTACCAAAAAGTTCATCATTACTGTAGAGAGTTTTGGTTCCATCCCCACTGTTACCAATAATTCAAATGATCCCTCAACATGCATAGGGGCTCCATTGAACCCATACAACAGAGACTCTACCCTCCTCAGCATCTCGGGTCTCAGTTGCATCTTTTCAAATGCGTCATAGTACAGGATGTCAACTGAGCTCTCGTTAACCACAAGGACCCGGGCCACCGTATAGTTGGCAATGGTCATTTTGACCACCAAGGTATCGTTGTGGGGAAATTGTATGTCGGATAAGTCCTCATCTGAGAACATTGTCTGCCGCTcgatcttcctcctcttgctaTACACTTCAATTTAGAATACGCATCGAGCATGATTCTTTCTAGAGTTGGAGGACTCGCCTCCTAGCCTAGGGCCCCCGTAGATTGTGGTAATTTCCCTGAGTGGGTCATTCTCAATGTGTCGCTTTCCCCTTGGCCGATCTTCCAACTAAGTAGGTGACTTTGCCCTTTCCTCGGGTTCCCAGGGATGGTATCCCTGCCTCCTTTCGTCGCCTTCTTTTTGGACAAATCGGCTCAAGCGGCCCCTCTGGATGAGGGCTTCGATCTCATCCTTCAATTGCCTACAGTCCTCAGTGTCATGACCATGATCTTGGTGAAATCTGTAGTATTTGCTCTTGTTACGATCGTACGTGGGCTTGATCATCTTGGTTGGCTAGCGTAACGTCACTTGATCCTTTATCTCATTTAGAATATATGCCTGGTTGTGAGTGAGGGCCGTGTAAATTGGCTCTGGGCTTGAATCGTTCTTTGGAACCCAGACCTtgtcatctctctttctcttcccatcCTTTTGGTCTCTGCCATTCTTCAGGCCATTCCCTCCAGCCTaggaatctttcttttcttgacttttCTTCTCGGATTTGCCTTCTTTTCCTATTCGGCTACAAGAACTTCTGCCAGGTTGATGTGCTTCTTGCAGCGTGAGAAGAGTTCATACATGTTTATAGGCTCATCCATGATCAGGGACTTCTTTAACTCTACATCCTTGATGCTGCTACGTAGAGCTTGGAATTTCATGATCTGGTCCAGGTTTTGCACTTCCAATGCCTCCTTGTTGAATCTTGTAAGAAAGTTTCTGATTGATTCATCAGGGTGTTGTTTAATAGACAAGAGATTGGCCACTATCTTCTTATGGACTCTGCTACTCACGAAGTGGGCAAGAAAAGCCCGTCCAAGCCCCACAAAGTTGGTCAGGGAGCGCGGCTTGAGGCGTGAGAACGATTGTCTTGCCGCCCCCTTCAAGGTAGAGGGGAATGCTCTACACATTATGGCGTCAGATGCTCCCTGAAAGAACATTAATGATTTGAAAGTTTTTAAGTGATCCTCTGGATCTACCGTGCCCGCATATTTGCTCGATCGCGGGCATCTTAAAGCCTTTTGGTAGGGGTTCCACTCGATCTCGTCTGTGAAGGCGAGATCGGTGGTGAAGTGGAAATCGTGGCTTGGGGCTAGGTTCTTTCCTTTCATGACCTCTTGAATTTGATCCTACAACTCCAACACTTTGTCGTTTAAATCTTGCTCGACCTTGGTCATCCGGGAACCTTGGCGCTTGCTGTTCCCCTGGACCTCTTTATCCTTTCACCCGCGTTGCTATGGTTCTCGCTATGCTCTAGGGGAGGGTTTCTTTCCCTTGCTTACGACAGATGTGGTACCAGGATTCCTTGCAGGAAATCGTGCTGCAGCTCCAACATCTGGTCCATCTTGTCTTGCCATCGAGCTTGCATCGCATCGAACTGTTCCACTGTCACGTACCACAGTGGATCTCTAAGGAGTCTCAGCTGATATTcctgatgagcatatttatgtgtgaaatcttagggcataaagcatacattttaccatattggacagagttactcggtgctttcttatgcttttcaggttttaggtgaattcttgtgaaaatggaggagatgatgctaagaaaatgtttttaaggtgtttaaaggtgttaatggcttggatgcatagcccatcgagtcggcttcgcaacggtttaaacggtacatgattccgagttgaaacgaagaagttacggccgtttccataacgaagcacgaaaatggtctataggggtttatttgtaattattgacagtcggctggggacaaagtgaagcgaaagttcagatagcaggggccttaacagaattattagaagttacatttcttgtacccgaaagattccatttggagggctctggacagtccaacttcaacttgagatatcttgggctcccgaactccaaattggacgaaatttgggtctattttgggtgatttttcgcaaggaacacaatggtgaggcctatataagcaccccatgctccacgtttcttgaaggatagaatgggtattttatttattcttgaaggaatcctagtcatcacccttactctctctctcctccaacttctcaagggcacttctgaaattctacttgggatagacttattttgaaagatattctcacctatggaaagttgaaaaatcaaagatgctttgattttattgcttggagaagatatctacaaagaaaatgaagacttgttagaattggaagtttacttttctagaaatgaaggtccatgtaaacaatcttctcttcttcttctttctattttttctttttcttaggattcaaggcattgtaaaagaggaaggagaagagaatattctcttttcttagggaatatttctcctacacttccctcttctcccttctcttctcttccccctataaataccccttgccctttgggttgtaagaagttagttagttttttagttcagttttttagttcagtttttagttcaattttaattcagttttttagtgtaatttttacttcattcacttagtgaaattttctcttcttttcctatttttggcttaagttcttagttttgatttcaagttcttaattttgatttcataagtctagtttaatgattgtaatagttttagtttaaagcttcctagtctaagttcctatgttgatgacaagacatggagatttagaagaggaagccatggtgagtttatttaagtattcaagcacatcaaggtatctcattctctaaactctcaatctcattctccctctcctctatctctctctatcttcttcttcttctccctctatttcttttattttttttatatggttgtggtatgtggatgcacttttattcccttatttctttttatgttattatgaagtgtggctgcattttttgttattccttccaatttacgttagtttgataggttagatgctcatgtgttaggatgccaatttaatcccttaattttgttagatgcttatgagttaggatgcattaattttcattagtttaattagtttaatttaacactttaatttggttcactttgcattacttttaagttaattaaatagagtggcgtatatctcctcgtgttcgacccgtagctacgattgacccgtacgcttgcggtattattttaactcaaacaagtttttggcgccgttgccggggagattatagtccattttatttttctgatttttaagtagttcgaagtgttttagtttattatttctcttctttttctgaaaaaaaaaaaaatcagtttttgaaaacctcttcttgtttctcttctgtttgaaatagtgtgcgcccaatctaaagtccttcatatgcccaaacccagccaatcttggtgccccttgattcgttgggtggtttggattggcatgtgacttatctttggaggtgaccactcttgataacaggaaagcgacatagtgagagagtttgaaaatagaaacgtatagtagtcctccactctacatcagaatccattaggagtcgcccgtaggtggctcgtgaagactatacgggtttccttgctgtcaacctatatggcaaccttacagctttggaaccactgttacgatttttgagggatagatgcactatctaccttgggctccctcatgttttttttttttttttttagtgaattttttttttctagtcttgtatttatttattaatttttctaagggagacctcaatttgggataggtggttagtttagaattatgggagatacacttccatataagactttgggggaaagatggacctatgctaaggcaaccatgattttggaggaaatgtttaaacaggttaggaaagccaaaagtaatgagatagagaacaattttgcaccaccctagtacaattttgctccccaacccaactatgggctttcaaaaaattttgattggtcacatccccagacaatccatgttatggaaggatgccctaatctttatgggggtagctatggtgatgagaatgtgagtcctcaatttcaatataattcttttggcacttacaatcaggggtggaatgattatcccgatttcttgtgggatcaatggaataaacaagctggaccacccaatttccaatatcctggtcagtttggtcctccaatgcccaaccctccattaaatctcaataggccacctctccttaaaccatatcaccaaccccttgagtttcaaaacatgggtgaggaggccagactgaatgagcttgagaaatacatagaccttctcacaacaagccaaaataccatggagaagcaactctctcaattgataaccatggtgcaagaggaggaaatgggtacattacctagtcagcctgaaccgccccatccccaatttaatgatattgaaagtccaccaccccaatttgaggttaatgagagtcattcccaacaagctgcttttcatgatgatttatttgttgagattgagtctcctcaggatattagtgaagcgagatttgatgagctacctggggaagtccaactttttcctgaaatttctgattttagtgagcctagtgtttttattgatttagaatcagattttcatgataacatagaaaccaaggaaattcaatctcctcctctctctttggaaaacttagataattgtcattttgaggattccattgtctcacatgttgatttgtccaaacctcctagatttgacgattttattgaggaggacaatgttagtcatgatgcttttcatgcatatttccatgatccttatttagcaaaccaagttctgcaaatagccgatagttgtattgctaggattgatttgagtaaacctccaattttttatgattatttagatgaggttattcataatcctttttatgcttattgtgatccgttcttggttgatttttcaaagaatgataggtattctacattgcaaatggaagaaaagggaaggatttatggcctgagttttagtgccttcattttccactgtcccatgaggacagttttttctattggatatttctcagttgtgcttaactttcatattatttctcgctttactaaaattcatggtcaagtgttttctgggtctgaagctatttctccatttattggccatggattgagatttctgttgctgatCTTAGCtttttttgtagagctcatgactcttcatgatcctctttgttgattatatccggtaagccccttcatctcctcccttgtccttattctttcttttatgcatgcattgaggacactgcatgaattaagtgtggggggatgttgggcttaattggtgaattttgattgtgacaatagtttggttttgtgcatatgtctctttgattgcaaagcgagagaaagagggaattaggtatcctagcatgcgaaataataaaaaatcccttttcaaggacggtaattggtttgtatccggtgagagggattgaattgaaaaatatgagcgttatttcatttgatggctagattcctctatgtgttttatggaccctttgatcttttggctagtagttgagaccaatttgtttgtggcaaggcaaggcatgaaagtggaagtgaatgaaaaaaagaaaaaagaaaaaaacaaggaatagaaaagaaagtggaattccttgggactagacagggcactgtgcctcatgaagcagggtgacttgatcgaaattccttggaaggaaactcaaaaaaaaaaaaaaaactcttgcatcaatgtctcaatgtcttatggatatatgcaaaaagcgaagctaccaagtatttgggtgtctggtgtatgctccaccatgtcatttagagaacagtagtggagtagaaatagagtttgtggttgagaaagaaaaaaacttttgccttaaagcctgaaaaaataaagtatggtcaacaatactcaatgcctaagtctttggttccatcgatgctatggggggtttacttgaaggtgagtagtgttcaaaaaatatgaggagatcccttgaacttgatgcatacttgttacttgaattgatgtggggtgataaaattcatgtGTGGGTGAACCTTtagctccttgatctttagttgaacactttttgggattatgtacactgtcctacttatgctatgattaaaatttacagcattcatttacaattgaattttgggtgtgtattcactgcaaacacccacgagacacaactcgtctactaggggtaacctaggggttcaaaggcttgttgcacatgctaagtgcaaccgtgattcctacgaaagtgagttaggattttctgcattctagattagtttttcttttgcttaacttgaggacaagtaacgttcaagtgtgggggaatctgatgagcacatttatgtgtgaaatcttagggcataaagcatacattttaccatattggacagagttactcggtgctttcttatgcttttcaggttttaggtgaattcttgtgaaaatggaggagatgatgctaaggaaatgtttttaaggtgtttaaaggtgttaatggcttagatgcatagcccatcgagtcggcttcgcaacggtttaaacggtacatgattccgagttgaaacgaagaagttacggccgtttccataacgaagcacgaaaatggtctataggggtttatttgtaattattgacagtcgactggggacaaagtgaagcgaaagttcagattgtaggggccttaacagaattattagaagttacatttcttgtacccgaaagattccattggagggctctggacagtccaacttcaacttgagatatcttgggctcccgaactccaaattggacgaaatttgggtctattttgggtgatttttcgcaaagaacacaatggtgaggcctatataagcaccccatgctccatgtttcctgaaggatagaatgggtattttatttattcttgaaggaatcctagtcatcacccttactctctctctcctccaacttctcaagggcacttctggaattctacttgggatagacttattttgaaagatattctcacctatggaaagttgaaaaatcaaagatgctttgattttattgcttggagaagatatctacaaagaaaatgaagcacttgttagaattggaagtttacttttctagaaatagaaggtctatgtaaacaatcttctcttcttcttctttctatttttttcttttttcttaggattcaaggcattgtaaaagaggaaggagaagagaatattctcttttcttagggaatatttctcctacacttccctcttctcccttctcttctcttccccctataaataccccttgccctttgggttgtaagaagttagttagttttttagttcagttttttagttcagtttttagttcaattttaattcagttttttagtgtaatttttacttcattcacttagtgaaattttctcttcttttcctatttttggcttaagttcttagttttgatttcaagttcttaattttgatttcataagtctagtttaatgattgtaatagttttagtttaaagcttcctagtctaagttcctatgtggatgacaagacatggagatttagaagaggaagccatggtgagtttatttaagtattcaagcacatcaaggtatctcattctctaaactctcaatctcattctccctctcctctatctctctctatcttcttcttcttctccctctatttcttttattttttttatatggttgtggtatgtggatgcacttttattcccttatttctttttatgtgattatgaagtgtggctgcattttttgttattccttccaatttacgttagtttgataggttagatgctcatgtgttaggatgccaatttaatcccttaattttgttagatgcttatgagttaggatgcattaattttcattagtttaattagtttaatttaacactttaatttggttcactttgcattacttttaagttaattaaatagagtgtcgtatatctcctcgtgttcgacccgtagctacgattgacccgtacgcttgcggtattattttaactcaaacaattcCTCTTGCTGGGATTCGTTCACCTCTAGGATCGGATCATTCATCCCAGGGTGAGAACTTGCAGGTCTACCCAGAGCTCCTCCCCGAGCGAGTGTAGGACCGGCCGCCATCGCAGCACCGACACCGGCCTTCGAAATCTTTGATTGATTTCAAGTATTCATCATGATGGAATCCTCATAGGTTTTTCTCCTTCAATTCCCACAGACTGCGCGAAAGAATGTTGCATAAAGAAAGATGCTCGAGGGAGTTCCTCCAATACTGCTACCTTAAAACTAGATCAGACTAGAATGATTAAGGAAAACGAAGATGATTCTCTagggtttcttgatttctctcttGATGAAAGAATATTTCCCAGTCCCCCTTACATGGGTGCAAAGACccctatttatacaagtttctcCCAAGCCCTCTTTCTCTAATCATCCTTTGGATTAACCAGATGGCTTTCCTTCTTTGTAAGGTGGTCCCCTTGTGTTTGGATTAGGAAACCCTTCAAAAAGAAGGGAATCCCCTCCTCGGATCCCGGGATCCAGAGTCCTCTCGCACGTGAATTACGATTATCAGCCTCCATCCACTAGGGTGCTCTTCAACTCGATCTTGGCCGACGTGCCCGGACTAGTGTAACCGTTTCGCTAGCAGATCCGATCTATTCTACACAAGGTCTGGTGGCTTGGACTCCAAGCCACCCCACGTATCACCCGCGGATTGGGTAGGTAAAGTATGGTGTATCACTACCCTAcattaaatttctttttggatACTCCCctacttttaaacttttacatctccttctacccctcatgtttttaaataccctgattgcccttccttttcacctagtaacctactaatctatttaacctaccattcttcttctatttattactatttttgtcattaaaatagtaaaaaatgaaagcacacacccgcttgttctctctctcttattttttacTCTATTcggtttatttgtttgtttttctttaatctcttttatttaattaattttttattcatcattTCATCCTCAGCATTCTTATTTGAATAGATCAACTtgcttcagttcttcttcttttgcaagaTGCATCCCAACGATGGGCACCATGATCCAGTTCTTCTCTTTCGTCTTTGTTACAGGTGCGTTCCCTTCTCTGAAACCGATCCATCTTTCATGGATTCTCAACTGAAATCGCCAAGAAGGCAAGACAATCCGATTATTGATCTTGTGTCAATCTATCCCATGGTTGCGAGGTtgaggagagaagaagatggtcGTGTAGAGATCAACTGTAATGGAGAGGGAGGGTTGCCTTCTGATTCTGCGAATATGAacagggagaagaagagtgatGATTCGAGAATCGTGTTGTAGgttgataaaaaataaaaaaacatggaaaggtaaattgaataaaaagaggaagagagagaagaagtggggtgctttgaagagagtctAGATCATGTACTAGTACAAGGACAACAACTGCTGTCCTGATATGTTGGTTAAGAAACACGTGGCAAACAATTCACCAATAACCTCTTCCCGGCGTCCATCGTTGGGTTGCATcctgtaaaagaagaagaagaactgaagcaGGTCGAtttgttcgaagaagaacgatgaggatgagtCGATCTGTTTGAAGAACgatgaggaagaaatgttgaataaaaaattaattaaatagaaaacttgaagaaaaaaaaaacgaat containing:
- the LOC122644848 gene encoding uncharacterized protein LOC122644848 — its product is MARQDGPDVGAAARFPARNPGTTSVGASDAIMCRAFPSTLKGAARQSFSRLKPRSLTNFVGLGRAFLAHFVSSRVHKKIVANLLSIKQHPDESIRNFLTRFNKEALEVQNLDQIMKFQALRSSIKDVELKKSLIMDEPINMYELFSRCKKHINLAEVLVAE